The Xiphophorus couchianus chromosome 14, X_couchianus-1.0, whole genome shotgun sequence genome includes a region encoding these proteins:
- the tbc1d19 gene encoding TBC1 domain family member 19 isoform X1 yields the protein MDEGTVLSLSIAQIVQRLKGSHLHSQIERQAKDCLHRPEIKLESLKEDVRSFLKTSGWEKKLQNAIYRELHIQLPPSHPTAPLEHLKEPLAYMRKAQASWEKRILKSLNSMSTELGVPLARKRPGAEQKELTNKWNEMGTDEPDLSRFRPVYAPKDFLEVLISLRNPNHDSCEDVSARSHWGLIQVPLNVRDIPQLRQAYAELNLSSGQLGIDDLAHVHPDLFENDYVQIGQKVVVGQDSAAAQQYSRRGCPTGLRADLWALILNSTNQLQDMMHYEQLRAGVIQHNLLVDNLIYKDVKLTASNDDYYFVFEDFLYQVLLCFSRDTAVLEHFKYNSATPPKSYLHGKVGDEEYAVVYPPNGVIPFHGFSMYVAPLCFLYNEPSKLYSVFREMYIRYFFRLHSISSSFSGIVSLCLQFERLLQTHLPQLFYHLRQIGAQPLRIAFKWMVRAFSGYLSTDQLLLLWDRILGYDSLEVVAVLAAAVFAFRAENLMEVTSLASAEAVLADLSTLKVIPLIQIFLFATAI from the exons ATGGACGAAGGCACCGTGTTATCCCTGAGCATCGCCCAGATCGTCCAGCGTCTCAAAGGAAGCCATTTACACTCTCAGATAGAGAGGCAGGCTAAA GACTGTTTACATCGTCCTGAGATAAAATTGGAGTCGCTAAAGGAAGACGTGCGCAGTTTTTTGAAAACGTCAG gCTGGgagaaaaagctgcagaatgcTATCTACAGAGAACTTCACAT CCAGCTGCCTCCAAGCCATCCCACCGCTCCGCTGGAGCATCTCAAAGAGCCGCTGGCCTATATGCGTAAAGCTCAG GCCAGCTGGGAGAAGCGCATACTGAAAAGTCTGAACAGCATGAGCACGGAGCTTGGAGTGCCTCTGGCCCGTAAG AGGCCCGGAGCCGAGCAGAAGGAGCTCACCAACAAGTGGAACGAGATGGGCACGGATGAACCAG ATTTAAGTCGCTTCAGGCCCGTTTATGCACCGAAAGACTTTCTCGAG GTGTTGATCAGTTTGCGGAACCCCAACCATGACAGCTGCGAGGACGTGAGCGCCCGGAGCCACTGGGGTCTCATTCAGGTTCCCCTCAACGTCCGAGATATTCCACAGCTG AGACAGGCGTACGCAGAGCTGAACCTGAGCTCCGGCCAGTTGGGGATTGACGACCTCGCACATGTCCATCCAG ATCTGTTTGAAAACGACTATGTTCAGATCGGCCAAAAAG TTGTAGTGGGGCAGGACAGTGCAGCGGCCCAGCAGTACAGCAGGCGGGGCTGTCCCACCGGGCTCCGGGCAGACCTGTGGGCCCTCATCCTGAACTCCACCAACCAGCTGCAG GACATGATGCACTATGAACAGCTCAGGGCTGGAGTGATCCAACACAACCTGCTGGTAGATAACCTCATCTACAAG GATGTCAAACTCACCGCCAGTAACGACGactactactttgtgtttgaagATTTCCTCTATCAG GTATTGTTATGTTTCTCACGGGACACCGCCGTCCTGGAGCACTTCAAGTACAACAGCGCCACTCCGCCTAAATCCTACCTACACG GCAAAGTGGGAGACGAAGAGTATGCTGTCGTTTATCCTCCAAACG gtgTTATTCCCTTCCATGGCTTTTCTATGTATG TGGCGCCCTTGTGTTTCTTGTACAACGAGCCGTCCAAACTCTACAGCGTCTTCCGGGAAATGTACATCCGCTACTTTTTTAGGCTGCACTccatctcttcttctttttcg GGCATAGTGTCCCTGTGCCTGCAGTTTGAGAGGCTACTCCAAACCCACCTGCCTCAGCTCTTTTACCATCTTCGACAGATCGGTGCTCAGCC GCTGCGTATTGCCTTTAAGTGGATGGTCCGGGCCTTTTCCGGATACCTTTCCACCGATCAGCTGCTCCTGCTATGGGATCGAATCCTCGGGTATGACTCGCTGGAGGTAGTTGCAG TTCTTGCGGCTGCGGTGTTTGCCTTCCGCGCTGAGAACCTGATGGAGGTGACGTCGCTGGCCTCGGCTGAG GCCGTCCTCGCCGACCTCTCGACTCTGAAGGTCATACCGCTCATCCAGATCTTTCTTTTCGCCACCGCCATCTGA
- the tbc1d19 gene encoding TBC1 domain family member 19 isoform X2, whose translation MDEGTVLSLSIAQIVQRLKGSHLHSQIERQAKDCLHRPEIKLESLKEDVRSFLKTSGWEKKLQNAIYRELHIQLPPSHPTAPLEHLKEPLAYMRKAQASWEKRILKSLNSMSTELGVPLARKRPGAEQKELTNKWNEMGTDEPVVVGQDSAAAQQYSRRGCPTGLRADLWALILNSTNQLQDMMHYEQLRAGVIQHNLLVDNLIYKDVKLTASNDDYYFVFEDFLYQVLLCFSRDTAVLEHFKYNSATPPKSYLHGKVGDEEYAVVYPPNGVIPFHGFSMYVAPLCFLYNEPSKLYSVFREMYIRYFFRLHSISSSFSGIVSLCLQFERLLQTHLPQLFYHLRQIGAQPLRIAFKWMVRAFSGYLSTDQLLLLWDRILGYDSLEVVAVLAAAVFAFRAENLMEVTSLASAEAVLADLSTLKVIPLIQIFLFATAI comes from the exons ATGGACGAAGGCACCGTGTTATCCCTGAGCATCGCCCAGATCGTCCAGCGTCTCAAAGGAAGCCATTTACACTCTCAGATAGAGAGGCAGGCTAAA GACTGTTTACATCGTCCTGAGATAAAATTGGAGTCGCTAAAGGAAGACGTGCGCAGTTTTTTGAAAACGTCAG gCTGGgagaaaaagctgcagaatgcTATCTACAGAGAACTTCACAT CCAGCTGCCTCCAAGCCATCCCACCGCTCCGCTGGAGCATCTCAAAGAGCCGCTGGCCTATATGCGTAAAGCTCAG GCCAGCTGGGAGAAGCGCATACTGAAAAGTCTGAACAGCATGAGCACGGAGCTTGGAGTGCCTCTGGCCCGTAAG AGGCCCGGAGCCGAGCAGAAGGAGCTCACCAACAAGTGGAACGAGATGGGCACGGATGAACCAG TTGTAGTGGGGCAGGACAGTGCAGCGGCCCAGCAGTACAGCAGGCGGGGCTGTCCCACCGGGCTCCGGGCAGACCTGTGGGCCCTCATCCTGAACTCCACCAACCAGCTGCAG GACATGATGCACTATGAACAGCTCAGGGCTGGAGTGATCCAACACAACCTGCTGGTAGATAACCTCATCTACAAG GATGTCAAACTCACCGCCAGTAACGACGactactactttgtgtttgaagATTTCCTCTATCAG GTATTGTTATGTTTCTCACGGGACACCGCCGTCCTGGAGCACTTCAAGTACAACAGCGCCACTCCGCCTAAATCCTACCTACACG GCAAAGTGGGAGACGAAGAGTATGCTGTCGTTTATCCTCCAAACG gtgTTATTCCCTTCCATGGCTTTTCTATGTATG TGGCGCCCTTGTGTTTCTTGTACAACGAGCCGTCCAAACTCTACAGCGTCTTCCGGGAAATGTACATCCGCTACTTTTTTAGGCTGCACTccatctcttcttctttttcg GGCATAGTGTCCCTGTGCCTGCAGTTTGAGAGGCTACTCCAAACCCACCTGCCTCAGCTCTTTTACCATCTTCGACAGATCGGTGCTCAGCC GCTGCGTATTGCCTTTAAGTGGATGGTCCGGGCCTTTTCCGGATACCTTTCCACCGATCAGCTGCTCCTGCTATGGGATCGAATCCTCGGGTATGACTCGCTGGAGGTAGTTGCAG TTCTTGCGGCTGCGGTGTTTGCCTTCCGCGCTGAGAACCTGATGGAGGTGACGTCGCTGGCCTCGGCTGAG GCCGTCCTCGCCGACCTCTCGACTCTGAAGGTCATACCGCTCATCCAGATCTTTCTTTTCGCCACCGCCATCTGA